In a genomic window of Paracoccaceae bacterium:
- a CDS encoding fasciclin domain-containing protein has protein sequence MFRRHFLSLTAATALLSTTAFAGDPSMDIVDTAVDAGSFTTLVAAVQAAGLVDTLKGDGPFTVFAPTDEAFAALPEGTVESLLLEENKEQLVAILTYHVVPGKVMSTDLSDGMTATTVQGGDLTVDLGEGVKINTASVTAADVETSNGVIHVVDTVILPE, from the coding sequence ATGTTTCGTCGTCATTTTTTGAGCCTCACCGCAGCCACCGCCTTGCTGAGCACCACTGCTTTTGCGGGCGATCCATCAATGGACATCGTCGACACCGCTGTTGATGCGGGCTCCTTCACAACCTTGGTGGCTGCCGTTCAGGCCGCCGGTCTGGTCGATACGCTGAAAGGGGATGGGCCCTTCACCGTGTTTGCGCCAACAGATGAGGCCTTTGCAGCACTGCCCGAAGGCACTGTCGAATCTCTGTTGCTTGAAGAGAACAAGGAGCAACTCGTTGCCATTCTGACTTATCACGTCGTGCCGGGCAAAGTCATGTCCACGGACCTTTCCGATGGGATGACAGCCACAACCGTGCAGGGCGGAGATCTGACCGTGGATCTGGGTGAAGGCGTGAAAATCAATACCGCCAGCGTCACAGCTGCTGATGTCGAGACATCAAATGGCGTCATTCATGTTGTCGACACTGTAATCCTTCCTGAGTAA
- a CDS encoding HAD family phosphatase, producing MIFPPELVIFDCDGVLVDSEPLSNLVIRDNLAHHGLDLSLDQIVDLFVGGTMAGVMRTARDMGAVLPEDWLDSIYDDIFDVLGREVELIPGVVSVLDALDAAEIPYAVGSNGPHRKMEITLGRTGLIDRLQGRIFSREDVPNPKPAPDVYLKAAREAGISPERCVVVEDSVSGARAGKAAGMFTCGYTAESGPERLAPICDALFDAMEDLPPLLQI from the coding sequence ATGATATTCCCACCCGAACTGGTGATTTTCGACTGCGACGGCGTGCTGGTGGACAGCGAGCCGTTGAGCAATCTGGTCATTCGGGACAATCTGGCGCACCACGGCCTAGACCTGTCACTCGATCAGATTGTGGATTTGTTTGTGGGTGGCACGATGGCGGGTGTGATGCGTACGGCGCGTGACATGGGAGCTGTGCTGCCCGAAGATTGGCTCGACAGTATTTATGACGATATCTTTGACGTGCTTGGTCGCGAGGTTGAATTGATTCCCGGCGTGGTGAGCGTGCTGGATGCACTTGACGCAGCTGAGATTCCCTATGCGGTTGGTTCCAACGGGCCACATCGCAAGATGGAAATCACGCTGGGGCGCACGGGCCTGATTGACCGCCTGCAGGGTCGGATCTTTTCGCGCGAAGACGTGCCCAATCCTAAACCGGCCCCGGACGTTTATCTGAAGGCGGCGCGCGAAGCAGGCATTTCGCCCGAGCGTTGTGTTGTGGTGGAGGATAGTGTCAGCGGCGCGCGCGCGGGCAAGGCGGCCGGCATGTTTACCTGTGGGTATACGGCTGAAAGCGGCCCTGAGCGGCTTGCCCCCATTTGCGACGCATTGTTTGACGCGATGGAAGATTTGCCGCCTTTGTTGCAAATATAG